A stretch of DNA from Acidovorax carolinensis:
TCGCTGGCATTGTCCAGCCCGTAGGCAATGGCGGCGGCGGTGGGCTCATTGATCAGCCGCAGCAGATGGATGCCGGCCAGCTTGGCCGCGTCTTTGGTGGCCTGGCGCTGCGCATCGTCAAAATAGGCCGGCACCGTGATCACCGCACCGTACAGATCGTCATTGAAGGTGTCTTCGGCGCGGTAACGCAGCGTGGCCAGGATCTCGGCACTGATTTCGACCGGCGACTTGATGCCCCCTGCCGTCATCAGACTCACCATGCCACCCGCGCTGGCGTCAGAGCTTTGGACGAATTCGTAGGGCAGCTGTCCTGCCTGCGCCACGTCCTGCAGGCCGCGGCCCATGAAGCGCTTGGCCGAGGCGATGGTGTTGCGTGCATCGCTGGACTGCGCCGCCACCGCGTCGTAGCCAATCTGCCGCCCACCCTGCTCCAGGTAGCGCACCACCGAGGGCAGCAGCACACGTCCTTCGCCATCGGGCAGGCACTCGGCCACGCCATTGCGCACAGCCGCCACCAGGGAATGTGTCGTACCCAAATCAATGCCGACCGCAATGCGCCGCTGGTGCGGATCCGGGGACTGCCCGGGCTCGGAAATCTGCAAAAGCGCCATGAAAATCTTGTGTTCTACGTAATGAGGCACTGCCCTGCGGAAGATGCCTCGAAAAGGGAAATGGTGCCGCTATTGTCCCAGTTGATCCCGGCGACGCTCGATATCGTCGGCAAATCGCGCAATGAACATGAGGGCTCTGACCTGTTTTGCAGCAGCCGCGTAATCGCCCTGCTGGTCGATCAGTTGCCCGCAAAGTGCCAATGCCTGGCTTTGGGCCTGCTGAACGCCATCGTCCAGCGCGTCCAGTTCGGCGGCTGACTGCGCCTCTTCCAGCGATTCGCGCCACTCCATCTGCTGCATCAGAAAGGCTGCGGGCATGGCGGTGTTGTCCTCGGCCTGGATGGGCGCGCCATGCAGTTCGCACAGGTAGGCGGCGCGGCGCATCGGGTCTTTCAGGCGCTGGTAGGCCTCGTTGATGCGCACCGACCACTGCATGGCCACGCGCTGGGCGGCAGCGCCCTGGGCTGCAAATTTATCGGGGTGCGCTTCGCGCTGCAGTTCTTTCCAGCGCGCATCCAGTGCCGCCCTGTCCTGGGCGAAACGTTGCGGCACGCCAAACAGCTCAAAGTCGTCAGATTGCAGATTCATGCCCATACCAGGTCACACCGGATCAATAAAAAACCGCCAGCACGCAGCGCGATGGCGGTTTGGCAGCAACGCAGATGGCAGCATCAAACGCGGAAGCTCTCTCCACAACCACAGCGGTCACGCTCATTGGGATTGTTGAACTTGAAGCCTTCGTTGAGACCTTCGCGCACAAA
This window harbors:
- the hscB gene encoding Fe-S protein assembly co-chaperone HscB; amino-acid sequence: MNLQSDDFELFGVPQRFAQDRAALDARWKELQREAHPDKFAAQGAAAQRVAMQWSVRINEAYQRLKDPMRRAAYLCELHGAPIQAEDNTAMPAAFLMQQMEWRESLEEAQSAAELDALDDGVQQAQSQALALCGQLIDQQGDYAAAAKQVRALMFIARFADDIERRRDQLGQ